DNA from Frateuria edaphi:
ACTTCCAGTTCGTGTGGGGGCCGGTACGCGCCGACAGCGGCCGCATCGAGCAGGTAGTGGGCGTCTCGCGCGATACCAGCGAGCGCCGTCGCATGGAGGAGCGCCTGCGCCTGGGCGAGGCACGGCAGTCGTTCCTGCTGCAGTTGGGCGATCGCATCCGCGGGCTCACCGACGCCGCGCAGATCACCAGCACCGTCGGCGAAATGGTCGGTCGCCACCTGGACGTGGGCCGTTGCGGCTACGGCGAGGTGACCGATTGCGGGCAGTTCTTCATGGTCGAGCGCGACTGGACCGACGGCCGGATGCCGAGCCTGGCCGGACGCGTGCGGCTGATGGATTTCGGTGCCGCGGTGGTGGAGCAGTACCGCGCCGGCCAGACCGTCGTGCTCGACGACACGCTGGAAGACGCCCGCACGCGTGGTGCCGAACAAAAATATGCAGAGACGGGCCGCGTGCGTGCCGGCGTGGGCGTGCCGCTGTTCAAGGGGGGCCGCTTCGTGGCTGCGTTCTACGTGCACCAGAGCCGCCCGCGCCACTGGCGCGACGAAGAGGTCGCGTTGCTGGGCGAAGTGGCCGAACGCATCTGGGCGGCGGTGGCAAGGGCCCGCGCCGAGCGCGCGCTGCGCGAAAGCGAGCGGCGCTATCGCACCCTGTTCGACGCGCTCGACGAGGGGTTCTGCCTGCTCGAAAGGGTCGACACCGCGCCGGACCAGCCGTCCGACTATCGCTACCTGGTCACCAACCCCGCGTTCGTGACGCACACCGGCATCGGCGGGGTGGTCGGCAGGACGATGCGCGAGGTGTTCCCGGATGCTTCGGCATTCTGGTACGACACCTTCGACAGCGTCATCGGCAGCGGCGATGCCTTCCGCTTCGAGCACGGCATGGTCAGCCGCGGGCGGGTGTTCGACGTCTATGCCTGTCGCCTGGACGACGGCACGCATCGGCGCGTCGCGGTGCTCTTCCACGACATCACCGAACGCAAACGCCATGAGCAGCACCAGCGGCTGTTGCTGCACGAGCTCAACCACCGGGTCAAGAACACGCTGGTGACGGTGCAGTCCATGGCGATGCAGAGCTACCGACCCGGCGTCGATCCGGAACTGGCGCGGCTCCAGTTCGAGGGACGCCTGATGGCGCTGTCGCGCGCGCACGACATCCTCACCCGCGAAAGCTGGGGGCGCGCGCCGCTGGCGGAGATCGTGCGCGAGGCGATCGCGCCCTACCGCGACCAGCACCACGACCGCCTGCGGGCGACCGGGCCGCCGGTCTGGCTTCCTCCGCGCCACGCGTTGGCCTTTGCCATGGTGCTGCACGAACTTGGCACCAACGCGGTCAAGTACGGGGCGCTTTCCAACCAGGAAGGCCGGATCGACATCGACTGGCAGGCCAACGGAACGTTGCGCCTCACATGGACCGAATCCGGCGGCCCACCGGTCGAACCGCCGACGGGACGCGGCTTTGGCTCGCGACTGATCGAGCGCGGCCTGCGGCACGAAATCGGCGGACGCGTGGCGCTGGGTTTCGCACCCGAGGGCGTCATCTGCACCATCGAGGTGCCGCTGGACGGCCTGGAACCGCTGGATCGCTTCTGACCCGCCGGCCGCGCCTGCTGTGCGCGTGGACACAGTTCGGTTATCGTGCGCGGGCAGCCCTTAGGCGCAGGGGAGCATGGTGGTTGACGCAAGCCCGATCACGTTCGGCTACTACACCGCCGCGCTGGTAGCGACCGCCGGCATCGCGCTCGCCTCGGGCACGCAGTTCGCCGTCGTCGGACTTTGGCGCCGGCGCGAGGCGATGTATCTCTCCTACGCGTCGCTGTGCCTGTGCATCGCGACCCTCGCCTTCGCCAATGCCCTGCTGCACACTGCGACCAGCCTGGCCATGGCCACCGGCGCGTTGCGTACCATGATCGGCTCGGCGGCGATTTCCTTCCTGCCTTTCGTGATCTTCATCCGCGCCTACACCGGCGGACCGCCGCAGCCACGGCTGCAAGTGGCGGTGGGCGTGATGGCCAGCCTCTTCGTCTGGCTCAACCTGGCCCAGCCCGGCACTCTTTTCTTCACCCGGCTGGCGCCCGGCACGGGCATCGCCCTGCCCTGGGGCGAACGGCTGTACGACGTGGCCGGCACCGCCTCGCCGTGGGGTCTGCTGTTCCACGCGCTGACCTATGTCGCCTTCCTCTGGGCGCTGGCGCGCGCGGTGAAACAGATGCGCGGAGGCGAGGGCCTGCGCGGCGCGCTGCTGGCGATCTGCCTGCTGGCGCAATTCGCCGCGCTGCTCTGGGGCGACGTCGTGGTGGACGCGCTCGACCATCACTATCCCTACCTGGACGCCTTCTCGTTCCTGCCCTTCGTGTTGCTGATGGGCCTGTCGCTGGCCGCCCAATTGCACCAGCGCACGGTGCAGCTGGAACAGACCACGCGCCGGCTGGAAGCGGAAGCGCACACCCGTCGCGAGGCCGAGTTCAACCTGCGCCACGTTGCCTACCACGACAGCCTCACCGGGCTGCCCAACCGCCTGCGCGCGCTCGACCACCTGGCCGAGCTGCATGCCGACACGCTGGCGCGGGGCCAGCACGGCGCCGTGCTGCTGATCGACCTGGACAACTTCAAGACCATCAACGACGCGCTCGGACATCCGATCGGCGACCGCATGCTGGAGGCCATCGCCGACCGTCTGCTCGCCGCCGCGCCACCGGACGCGATGCTCGCGCGACTGGGCGGCGACGAGTTCGTGCTGGTGCTGGGCCCGTTGGCGGGCGCGCCCGCGGCGGTGCAGGCGCAGGCCGAGCAGGCGGCCGAACGCATGGTCGCGCGCCTGGCCGAGCCGGTGACGGTGGACAGCCGCATCCTGGCGGTCGGGGCCAGCGTGGGCGTGGCCTTGTTCCCCGCCGGCGAAGAGGGCGTGGCCGACCTGTTGCGCCGCGCCGACATCGCGCTCTATCGCGCCAAGGCCGCCGGGCGCAATACGGTGCGCCTGTTCCTGGAGCCGATGCAGCAGGAGGCGGACACCCGGCTGACGCTGGAACGCGGCCTGCGTACCGCGCTCGAACAGGACCGCATGCCCACGCAATTCGCCCTGCACTTCCAGCCGCAGGTCAACCGCCGTGGCGAACTGCTGGGCGCCGAGGCGTTGCTGCGCTGGCAGCATCCGCAACTGGGCGAGCTTTCGCCGTCGGTGTTCATTCCGCTGGCCGAGGAAACCGGGCTGATCCACGCGCTCGGCACCTGGGTGATCGGCCAGGCCTGCGCGCATATCCGCGCCTGGGACCGCGACGGCGTGGCCTTCGGTGGCCGCCTGGCGGTGAACGTGAGCGCCTGGCAGCTCAACCATCCGCATTTCGCCGCGCAGCTGGAGGCACAGGTACGCGCGGCCGGCATCGAGCCATCGCGGCTGACCCTGGAACTGACCGAGAGCGCGCTGCTGCAGGACTTCGACAGCGCGCTGGACACCCTCAACCAATTGTCCGAAACCGGCTTCCGGCTCGCGCTGGACGACTTCGGCACCGGGTATTCCTCGCTGAGTTACCTGCAGCGCCTTCCGCTGGACGTGCTCAAGGTGGACCGGGCCTTCGTCAGCGGACTGAGCCCGAACGCGGCCAACCCGCTGGCCAGCTTCATCATCGACGTGGCGCACCGCCTGGGCATCGCCGCCGTGGCCGAGGGCGTGGAAACCGTGCCGCAGCGCCTCGCCCTGGAACGGATCGGCTGCGATGGCCTGCAGGGTTTCCTGATCTGCCGGCCGGTGGACGAACCCGGCTTCCGCCGCTGGCTCGCCGAGCACCAGCAGGCGCGCACGCTGCCGCAGGCGCAACGCAACGTGCCCGATGCGCCGGAAGCGCGCGACCTGGCTTCGCGCGACAGGAATTCGTCGGGAGAGTAGGCGGTTGCCGGGGGCGCGGGCCACAGGGGCCCGGACATCCGTGGTTACGCCGGCTCCGGATCCACGTCCCCCTGTCCGCCGCGCTCGGCCAGCTTGCTGGCGTACATCGCGCGATCGGCCGCGGCATACAGGCGCGTTTCGTCCTGGCCGTCGTCGGGGTACAGCGCCAGCCCGATGCTCGCGCCGATCGACAGCTGCTGGCCCTGGAACTCGGTGCTCGCATCGAAGGCGCGCGCCAGGCGTTCGGCACGCACCTGCGCGGCGGCACGATCGGCCACCTCGGGCAGGATCGCGGCGAACTCGTCGCCGCCCAGCCGGGCGAGCGTATCGCCCGCGCGGATGCCCTGCTGCAGGCGCTGCGCCACGAAGTGCAGCAGCGCGTCGCCCGCCGCGTGGCCGAGCGTGTCGTTGATGCGCTTGAAGTCGTTGAGGTCGATGACCAGCATCGCGGTGCGCCCGCCGCTCTCGCGCGCACGCCGCAGCGCCTGCTCCAGCCGGTTCGCGAAGACGCGCCGGTTCGGCAGGCCGGTCAGCGCGTCGTGCTGGGATGCATGCTCGGCATGGCCGATCTGCTCCTCCAGCAGCGTGAAGATCATGCCGGTAGCAACCAGGAACTTGGGCAGGTTCCATGCCTCGTTCTCGATGCCCCAGCCGGCCAGCCACGGAGCGAGCGCGGCGGCCACCGGAAATACCGCAGCCCAGGCGACGAAGCTCACCGTGGTGAACACCACACCCACCGACGGTCCGACCGCGCCACGGTAGAAGCAGAACGCCACCGCCAGGTAGTGCCAGAACAGCATCCAGTCGAGCGCCCGGTCGATCGCGCCGTGCCAGGCGAACATGCCCTGCAGCGCATAGATTCCGACCACCACCGGCACGCACCAGGACGGCTTGCGCCGATCGCGCCGGAACACCCAGGCGGTCGAGGCCAGGCCCAATACAGTGCACAGGAGATAAGGGAAGCGCACTTCCGATCCGTAGGCAGCCAGCACGAAGAACGCCACGTCGGGCGTCGCCGCCAGCAACGTGACGCCCAGGTCCCGCCACCACGCCAGGCGGGCGTCGGAACCGGCCCAGACGAAGGCGACGCTGGCCAGCAGCAGCATCGACAGCGAGACGGCCAGCGCGGCGTCCGCCGCGGGTCCCGGCGCGAGATTGCGTTCGACGAACTGGGCCACGATGTGCACCAGGATCATCGCCCAGCCGACCAGCCAGAGGCGCGGGCGCGTCTGCCGTGTCCGCCTGAGCAGTCCGGCGAAAACCAGCACCAGGCCGCCAATGGCGAGGAAGTCGGGGACGACAGACAGGTTCAAGCGTGTTTCTCCGCGCCGTGGGCAGGCGCGTTCGGCAAAAAGACTCCTGATCGCTTATCGGCCATGCGTGCGCAAGCTTGAATCGGCCCGCGGCAGGGCGCAACTGCACGCACGAGCCTGCTCAAGCGCCCGTCGGGCCCGGCCGATACAGGGCGATGAAGAGTCTCCTGCTGTTGTGCCTGTTCCTGTTGCTGCCGCTCCGCGCGGTCGCGGGCGAGCATCTGGAGGATGTCTTGCGCGACCAGCGGCTGCACGGGTTCCGTTCGGTGGCTGCTGCGATGGAGCGCCTGCGCAATGTCGATGACGCGCCGGGGCCGGACGCGCCGCTGGACCGGCGCTGGCGCTACCAGAGCGCGATGCTCGATCTCGCTCTGGGGGGCGATCGGGCTGCGTCGGTGAAGGCGAGCATGGCCGCCCTGGAAACCATGGCGACCGACGAGGGCTGCGTCCGCTGCCGCTTCGACGTGCTGCTGGCCAGAGCCCTGCTTGCCGTACGCGCCTCCACGCCGGCTGCGGGCCGGACCTATCTGGACCAGGCTGCCGCCCTGCTGGCGCGATTGCATGACGATGGCGCACGCGAGGCCCTGTTGACCGCCCAAGCCTGGAACGGCGCGGTGGACGGGCGCTTCAACCAGTCCATCGAACTGGCCCTGGAGGCCTACGCGCTGGCAGCTCACCGCCACGACGAGGCGGCGCAGATCCGCCTGCTTGCCAGCATGATCGGCACGAATGCCGATCTGGGCGATCCCCGTCGTGCCATTCAGGTGGGCGAGGAGGCCTATGCACGCGCGGACGCGGTGAACTACCGGGCGCTCATGGGCACCATCGCCCTGGATCTTGGCCACGCCTATTCGCTGCTGGACGATCGTCCGCACCAGCGGGTCGCACTGGAACGTGCCCTGGCCCTCTCCGAACACGACCCCGACCAGCTCGACACCCGGATCCTCGCGCTCAACAACCTTTCCGACTACTACCTCAGCCAGCCCGGGCAGGACCAGCGCGTGCTCGACTATGCGCACGGCGCGGATGACCTTGCCCGCGCCGCCGGCAGCGAGATCGACCGCGCCGCACCACTGGCCAACATCGGCATCGCGCTCGGCCGGCAAGGCAAGCTCGATGAAAGCGTGGCCACGCTGCGGCAGGCCATCGACATCGCCGAGCGCCACGGCAACACGACCTACGTCATCGGCATCACGCAGGAGCTGGTGCGGATCCTGGAAGGTGCCGGTCGCGACCGTGAAGCGCTGGCGCAATTGCACAAGGCCGACGCGCTGGAGGCCGATCTCACCCGCCAACAGCGTGAAAAGGCAGTGCTGGACCTGCAGGAGAAATATGCGGCCGAGCGCAAGAGCCAGCAGATCGCCCAGCTGTCGGCGCAGAACCAGCTCAAGCAGGCCCAGCTGGCTGCCGAGGGCTGGCGCAATCGCCTGTGGATTGCGCTGGCCGTCATGCTCGCGCTGGGTTCGGTATGGCTGATGCATTCGATACGGCGTGCCCGCCAGGCCAATCGCCGTCTGGCCCGGCAGTCCTCGATCGATCC
Protein-coding regions in this window:
- a CDS encoding GGDEF domain-containing protein: MKSLLLLCLFLLLPLRAVAGEHLEDVLRDQRLHGFRSVAAAMERLRNVDDAPGPDAPLDRRWRYQSAMLDLALGGDRAASVKASMAALETMATDEGCVRCRFDVLLARALLAVRASTPAAGRTYLDQAAALLARLHDDGAREALLTAQAWNGAVDGRFNQSIELALEAYALAAHRHDEAAQIRLLASMIGTNADLGDPRRAIQVGEEAYARADAVNYRALMGTIALDLGHAYSLLDDRPHQRVALERALALSEHDPDQLDTRILALNNLSDYYLSQPGQDQRVLDYAHGADDLARAAGSEIDRAAPLANIGIALGRQGKLDESVATLRQAIDIAERHGNTTYVIGITQELVRILEGAGRDREALAQLHKADALEADLTRQQREKAVLDLQEKYAAERKSQQIAQLSAQNQLKQAQLAAEGWRNRLWIALAVMLALGSVWLMHSIRRARQANRRLARQSSIDPLTGAYNRRHTQGLLDRLQQPVRRRADDSAWNDGTGLMILDLDFFKHINDGWGHAAGDAVLVAVAQRLRGLLRQGDAIARWGGEEFVLVLPDTPAGALPALARHVLHAIGDAPVIVAGQALIVTASIGAVSFPASPGQGWEAALGLADLALYQAKASGRNRAFCVTRVSADAESSRLARDLAKARDAGEVDLEMVPGPPAREVPVAARERVAVSA
- a CDS encoding putative bifunctional diguanylate cyclase/phosphodiesterase, which gives rise to MVVDASPITFGYYTAALVATAGIALASGTQFAVVGLWRRREAMYLSYASLCLCIATLAFANALLHTATSLAMATGALRTMIGSAAISFLPFVIFIRAYTGGPPQPRLQVAVGVMASLFVWLNLAQPGTLFFTRLAPGTGIALPWGERLYDVAGTASPWGLLFHALTYVAFLWALARAVKQMRGGEGLRGALLAICLLAQFAALLWGDVVVDALDHHYPYLDAFSFLPFVLLMGLSLAAQLHQRTVQLEQTTRRLEAEAHTRREAEFNLRHVAYHDSLTGLPNRLRALDHLAELHADTLARGQHGAVLLIDLDNFKTINDALGHPIGDRMLEAIADRLLAAAPPDAMLARLGGDEFVLVLGPLAGAPAAVQAQAEQAAERMVARLAEPVTVDSRILAVGASVGVALFPAGEEGVADLLRRADIALYRAKAAGRNTVRLFLEPMQQEADTRLTLERGLRTALEQDRMPTQFALHFQPQVNRRGELLGAEALLRWQHPQLGELSPSVFIPLAEETGLIHALGTWVIGQACAHIRAWDRDGVAFGGRLAVNVSAWQLNHPHFAAQLEAQVRAAGIEPSRLTLELTESALLQDFDSALDTLNQLSETGFRLALDDFGTGYSSLSYLQRLPLDVLKVDRAFVSGLSPNAANPLASFIIDVAHRLGIAAVAEGVETVPQRLALERIGCDGLQGFLICRPVDEPGFRRWLAEHQQARTLPQAQRNVPDAPEARDLASRDRNSSGE
- a CDS encoding GGDEF domain-containing protein; its protein translation is MNLSVVPDFLAIGGLVLVFAGLLRRTRQTRPRLWLVGWAMILVHIVAQFVERNLAPGPAADAALAVSLSMLLLASVAFVWAGSDARLAWWRDLGVTLLAATPDVAFFVLAAYGSEVRFPYLLCTVLGLASTAWVFRRDRRKPSWCVPVVVGIYALQGMFAWHGAIDRALDWMLFWHYLAVAFCFYRGAVGPSVGVVFTTVSFVAWAAVFPVAAALAPWLAGWGIENEAWNLPKFLVATGMIFTLLEEQIGHAEHASQHDALTGLPNRRVFANRLEQALRRARESGGRTAMLVIDLNDFKRINDTLGHAAGDALLHFVAQRLQQGIRAGDTLARLGGDEFAAILPEVADRAAAQVRAERLARAFDASTEFQGQQLSIGASIGLALYPDDGQDETRLYAAADRAMYASKLAERGGQGDVDPEPA
- a CDS encoding PAS domain-containing protein — protein: MVQSTRHSSTWPVGQGEMAECIRRHDWATTALGPIAGWPPHLRTAVDICLASPLPIAILWGEQRLQIYNDAYCAIARHRHPSILGRPVLENWTEARELIGPMLDRVFAHGEPSEAENWPVLLKNESGAATERFFTFTFSAIRDRYGRVTGAFHTAVENTSRLSAEDRLRDVMGEAGLSAGFRALFQAAPAPLLMLAPPDFRVVAANDAMLRASGQSSENLLGRPGFDLLASWPNHAEVEEQLRLSLGRVLLHRVPDTLPMVVQRRRSGQRSPRFWTIMNTPVMDTHGQVALVLHRCEDVTELVRLRSASEAQAQLDRDQQALMARLRDAGVAGHEGTAPGPSRLFTAMLDSIPDYIYAFDREHRFAYANRAMHQLFGAADNPVGKTFQELGYPPALAERLDGHLRHIFETGETVEDEVFFTGPTGPRAYFQFVWGPVRADSGRIEQVVGVSRDTSERRRMEERLRLGEARQSFLLQLGDRIRGLTDAAQITSTVGEMVGRHLDVGRCGYGEVTDCGQFFMVERDWTDGRMPSLAGRVRLMDFGAAVVEQYRAGQTVVLDDTLEDARTRGAEQKYAETGRVRAGVGVPLFKGGRFVAAFYVHQSRPRHWRDEEVALLGEVAERIWAAVARARAERALRESERRYRTLFDALDEGFCLLERVDTAPDQPSDYRYLVTNPAFVTHTGIGGVVGRTMREVFPDASAFWYDTFDSVIGSGDAFRFEHGMVSRGRVFDVYACRLDDGTHRRVAVLFHDITERKRHEQHQRLLLHELNHRVKNTLVTVQSMAMQSYRPGVDPELARLQFEGRLMALSRAHDILTRESWGRAPLAEIVREAIAPYRDQHHDRLRATGPPVWLPPRHALAFAMVLHELGTNAVKYGALSNQEGRIDIDWQANGTLRLTWTESGGPPVEPPTGRGFGSRLIERGLRHEIGGRVALGFAPEGVICTIEVPLDGLEPLDRF